Below is a genomic region from Gillisia sp. Hel_I_86.
TTAAGCATACCCCCCCAAGGCTTTCCTTTTCGATGATTGCGGTTTTAAAACCAAGTTGTGAAGCGCGAATTGCGGTAACGTAACCTCCTGGGCCACTTCCTAGAACAATGATATCGTATTTACTCATATTTCGAAATTTTTATGACATTTTTAGAAGTAGCGAATTTAAGGAATCTAAGCCTAAATTGAAAGGATTGGAATTAGTGAAATTTTAAATATTAATAATCATTGACGTCTGGTTAAAGATTAAAGACCGCTTTGCTCAAAGAAACAAGAACAAAGACTGGATTTTAACTATGTGAAAAATGAATGTTTTGATCTGTACTGGTTCTTCAAACAGAAAAAATAATTCTGTGCGGCAATAGTAAGCCCCAACTATTGAAAACCGTCTAAATCTGCGTTGTTTCCAGGCTCACCCAAATTTAGGATTTTTTTACCGGACACTACTGATTAATAATAAATGTATATCCATTTTCTTAGAATAAAATTTTGAAAATATTGTTCGCAGCGGGAGTTTTAGGTTCTCCTCTATACTTAATTAGATGCCGAAACACGTTCAGCATGATAAAAAAATAGAAGTTGCTGGTTAAAAAAACAGTAATAGGGACAAAAGCGGTTATACAGTAAAATCAAGAATCTTGGGGCAAGCCCGCGAGGTATGTTTTGGAAAATATTTTTAAAAATTGCGAGGCAAGCATCGAGGAATTAAACCCTCAATGAGGGATTAAAAATGGCTCTTTCAGTTAGAAAGAGCCATAGAAAATATATCCTATTATAGGAGAGCCTAATTTGCTTTAATAACATCTGCTTCCCTAATATTCAATGCCTTCATTACGGCATTCATATTATTTAAATCTAACTGTTGCCTAGTCTGAGCGAAATTTGCTGGTAAAACAATAATCCTGAATTTTTGATTCAATCTAAAAGCTGGAGCTAATGCAGCGAAATCTAAGGGTGTACCATCTGTATTGATCCCGTCTATAAATATATATACATCTTCGTAAGTGAAGTCAAAATTATATTGAACAGTTTTATTGCTTAAGAAGTATGTTTGAGGTAGAGGATTATATATTTCAACGGGATTTCCGTTAGAGTCTTCCCCATCGGAGGCTTTTACGTATACTAATACAGCATCCGATTCAAGTACCTCTAAATTTATTTCAGGATCATTAAAAAATAATTCAAGTGTATAGGAATTAGCAGCTGTAAAATCTCCAGTCAAATCAATTGCGGTTCCAATAAAACCATTTTCTCCAGAGGGCCCAGGAGGTCCAGGAGGTCCTTGTACGCTATCATCGGAACACGAGACGAGTGCAAAAAAAGCACATATAATAAGAGTAGCTGATTTTTTCATAATTTGATTTTTAAGGTTATGGTTTTTTATTAAAATCTATACTTGCTGAATTTACACAAAATCTTTGACCCGTGGGGGTAGGGCCATCATTAAATACATGACCTAAATGACTTCCACAATTGGCGCAAAGAACCTCTGTTCTTAGCATTCCAAATGTTTTGTCCTGCACATATTCTATAGTTCCTTCTATGGCATCATCGAAACTTGGCCATCCGCAACCGCTTTCAAATTTATGGTTGCTTTCAAAGAGTTTTGTTTTGCAGGCCGCACATTGATATTCCCCATGCTCGAAATGAAGATTGTATTTCCCGGAATTTGGAGTTTCGGTTCCTTTCTGCCTAAGCACCCTGTATTGTTCTTCAGAAAGTTCTTGCTTCCATTCTTCTTCCGATTTTTCTATAGTATACTTTTTCATTTTAAATATTCTTATTTTGTTTCAGGAATAAACTTCATCGCATCTCCGTTGATGCAATGTCTTTTTCCGGTGGTTCCCTGTGGGCCATCATTGAATAAATGCCCTAAATGCCCTCCACAAGTTGCACAATGAATTTCATCTCTGGAGTAGCCCAATTTGGCATCCGATCCCATGGCAATTCCGCCTT
It encodes:
- a CDS encoding collagen-like protein, producing the protein MKKSATLIICAFFALVSCSDDSVQGPPGPPGPSGENGFIGTAIDLTGDFTAANSYTLELFFNDPEINLEVLESDAVLVYVKASDGEDSNGNPVEIYNPLPQTYFLSNKTVQYNFDFTYEDVYIFIDGINTDGTPLDFAALAPAFRLNQKFRIIVLPANFAQTRQQLDLNNMNAVMKALNIREADVIKAN
- the msrB gene encoding peptide-methionine (R)-S-oxide reductase MsrB, whose product is MKKYTIEKSEEEWKQELSEEQYRVLRQKGTETPNSGKYNLHFEHGEYQCAACKTKLFESNHKFESGCGWPSFDDAIEGTIEYVQDKTFGMLRTEVLCANCGSHLGHVFNDGPTPTGQRFCVNSASIDFNKKP